TGGTAACTCTTTATGCATTTCGCGCCGATTTTGAAGTGGTTTCCAATAGGGTGATCGCCGCACTGGTGCCCGGAACAGTCGTAGAAAACTCCCAAGGAGAGATCACCATAAACAGGGATATAAGCGGGCGGTTCGACATCAATTCGGAAATAAATAATGCCCCCGTCACCCTTGTGGTGGATACTGGCGCAAGCTACCTGACACTGACCGAAGCCGACGCCAGAGCCGCCGGAATCGACACCCGCACCTTGAACTTTAACGTGCCTGTCTCCACCGCCAACGGTGTTGGATATATTGCACCGGTTCGCCTGCAGAGCTTGAGAATTGGTTCGGTTCAGGTTCCGGACGTAAAAGCCTTTGTGGCACAGCCAGATATGTTAAGCACCAGCTTGCTGGGCATGAGCGCCCTCAATCACTTCGCAAGCTGGCGTGTGGAAGGTGACACCATGATTTTAACTCCCAAGGCCGGTTACGTTCAAACAAGGCCGTAAATAAAGCGCCCGCACACAATGAGCAGGAAGACGCCGAAGCCTATTTCCAGTTTACGTTTTGGCATCTTATGAGCCACTTGCGCCCCCCATGGGGCGAGGGTTATGGAGGTTGGGATGATGATGGCGACAGCCAGAAGGTTCACATAGCCCAGAGAAAACGGGGGTAAGTTGGCGCTTCCCCAGCCTGCTGCAACCATTCCAAAAAAACCCGGCACAGAAATGAGAAGACCAACCCCTGAAGATGTCGCCACGGCCTGATGGATCGGCCTGCCACATAGCGTCATAAATGTGTTGGTTAAAACACCGCCGCCAATGCCCATGAGCGTGCTGAAAAAGCCAATAAGTGCGCCAATAAACGCCCGCAACGGATTGGTGGGGACGTCACTTGCCAAGCTCCAGTTGTCCCTGTTTAAAAGCATGCGAAGAGCAACCGCAAACGCAATCACGACAAACACTATTTTCAGCTCGCTATCAGAAGCTTTTGACGCAAACCAAGAGGCCAGCACAACGCCGATTGGCACCGCAATGACCCAGCTTTTTAAAAGGTCCTTATCTACAGCCCCCTTTGCACGGTGGGTCATGAAAGAGCGGATGGAGGTGGGAACAATCACACCAAGGGATGATGCAACGGACACATGCATGATAACTGAGGGGTCCACTCCAACAAACCCCAGTACGCTCACCAGTACCGGAACCAGAACCGCACCGCCACCTATTCCAAACAACCCCGCCAGAAACCCTGAAACAGCGCCCGCCACCAACAAAGAGCTTGCAAGTACCAGCGCCTCACTCCAGACAATATCCATTATTTCCATCCCCCAAAGGGTGTGGGCCTGCGCCCAAAAATTCCAATAAACTGCGGTATATTATAGGGTTGCCAGAATGTCTTCCTGTTCTTCTACCCCATACCCGATTGAAGCCGGGCGCTCCACCGCTTCCAGTGCTTCCTCAAGCACTTCAAGACCAGCCCCCGCCTTGTTGGCACCCACTGTCAGAATTCTTCGGAAGTGACGGGCACCGGGAACTCCTTGATAGGAGCCAAGCATATGGCGGGTTATATGGGACAGGCGCGTACCTCTGGCCAGCTCGGCTTCAATATAGGGAATATACTCGCGAATGGATTGCGCCGTGCTGTTCTCATTTGGGCAGGCTTCGTAGATACGCTCATCAACATGGGCCATCATGGCAGGAGATTGATAGGCTGCACGCCCCACCATAACCCCATCCAGATGCTTCAGATGTTGCTCGCACTCCTCCAAGGTCTTGATACCGCCATTCACTCCGATGAATACATCAGGGTTCTGCTTCTTGAGAGCATAGACCAGTTCGTAATTCAGCGGCGGAATATCACGGTTTTCCTTGGGGCTCAGCCCCTTGAGCCACGCTTTGCGCGCATGAACCCAGATGGCATCGGTACCAGCGTCAAGAACCTCTTCCACCAGTGCGGCCAGAGCTTCCTCTTCATTCTGATCGTCAACTCCGATGCGGCATTTGGTGGTGACAGGAATATCAACCACCTCCTTCATGGCAGCAATACACTCGCCAACCAGCTTGGGCTCCAACATCAAACAGGCGCCAAAGCGGCCATTTTGCACTCTGTCAGAGGGGCACCCAACATTCAGGTTAATCTCGTCATACCCCCACTCGGCAACCATGCGGGCAGCCTTCATCAGGTCCTTCGGGTCCGATCCCCCCAACTGGCAGGCCACAGGATGCTCACTCTTGCCAAAGTCCAAATGGCGCGGTGCATCCCCATAAAGCAAAGCTCCAGTGGTAATCATTTCCGTATAAAGCAGCGCTTTTCTGGAAAACTGACGGTGAAAGGCCCTACAGTGACGATCAGTCCAATCCAACATGGGCGCCACGGAAAATACGGGTTGGCCGACTTCGTAGAGTTTTTGTTTATTTTCCATCGGTTAGCCCTCTTGCCCCCTGTGCATTTCCGGTGCTTTGTTATGCATTATCTAGCATTTATATAAACATAAAGTATGACATGTCATACCACTTTGGGCACCATGGGAACCGTTAGGAAACGTTAAAGAAAAGATGGCGCAATTGCTTGCAATGCTCTCATTTCCATCAAACCTAAAGGAACTGCGGTGCACCTTGAAGCCAAGACATTCGACACAAAACGGCCGACAAGTGCACGGCTGGCACTACGCGAGGAAGAGTTAGAAAAGCCCGACACTATTGGGCAAATTAAAATTCCACGCGGCACTCTCGGCGTTGTAATAGACAGGTACGTTGCCGAACACAATAAGGAAATGAGAAAAACAAAAGCTCAAATTCCGCGCGTTATCTAAACAGAACATAGCATAGCAAACCTAGACTGCACCGCGATCCGTTCACGCAATCTTATCTCATTCATCCAAGAACTATGTAAGCAAGTACAATCTTAAGCTGTTGGAAATTGCATAGCACACCTTTATTCCGCATTCACGAACACCAAACCCCTGAGAGGTCAAGAGCTTGACAAACAGGCCTTGAAAGATGTGTAAACTGCTGGCTTTAATGAAAAATTATTCAGCACCCTGCTGATTTTGAGAAAAGCATCTCTTACCAAATAACAGGTGTTTGCTGTCTGCATAATTCTAAGTGTCGTGTTCAGAAGACTTTGGTTCCACAAGTTCCTTAAAACCTGATCCTGAGCCCACCGTTCAGACCGTTATCCGTGGTGTTCTCACTGAACAGCCCGTCATAGCTCAGCGTGGCTCGCACATTTGCATTCAGGTCAATAGAGAGCCCTGCCTCGACTAGGGCAGTGTCGCGGGAAAGTGAAATGCCTTTGATGTTGGAAGTATAGTTCTGGTTCGCTAGAATATTCTGGGTTCCGGCGGTATCATCACCAAAAAGATGCTGCCAAGAGGCGCCAAGGTTCAGGGCAACGGTGTAGCCTGAGGCGTGAAAGTCCTTTTTAACCCGGGCTCCAATGTTGGAAAAGTACACCGCCTCCGCGTCCGGCGACACCTGAAGGAGCGCATCCCCGCCGCCCTCCTGAAACGAGGTGGCAGTCTGCGCTACAAAGGCGCCGCCGACAAAGGGTGTCAGCTTGGCGAGAGGCGTTTCGAAACTGTGAGATACCTGTCCGAACAGCTGGAAGGTGCTGGTGGTGTAATTGCCATCAGGATCATCATAAAAGTCTCCATAGGCAACGGTACGCTCCGCATCCACAAAGGCGAGTGAGTAAGCTGCGCCCAATTGCAACTCCGCCCAATCAGCCTGCAGCTTCCCATAGGAGCCAAGGTGGAGAGAGTTGGTATTGGCTGACGAGTTGCGCCGGCTCACATCATAGCTGGCGTAGCTGTAGCCGGCCAGCAGCCCTACGCGGAGGCGCTCGGCGACCTGCCCATCAACACCGGCAAAGAAGCCGCCGGTGTTGCGCGTGAACGCGGCTGCGTTGCTGGAGCCGTCCCATTCGGCCCATGAGCCAAAGCCTTGCGCCCAGCTGTAGCGCCCCTCATCGGTAGCCTCCTGCGCCCAGACCGCATCCCTTAAGAAGCGACTGTCCTCCAGCATCACACTGGTGATCGAGGCGTAAACGTCCCCGCCCAGCAGGTCCAGCGCCTGCCGGGTGTCGGCGGGGTCCAGAAACATCATTCCGGAGTAGACCGGCGAATAGGTGGCGATCAGCTCCCCCACACTGGCCCCGGCCTCGGCAGCAGCCAGCTGCTCATCCAAGGATTGCAATCGCAGCGCGTCCACCGCTTTGGCCACTTGATACTGATTGGCTGTCTGCGCCACACTGGCCACCGAGGCTTGGGTGTTGGCGACAGTCAAGGTGAGGACGGTACTGGTCTGGCTCAGGGCCGGGACGAGGTAGCTGGGATAGTTGCCATTGGTAACCGTGCTTATGGTTCCAGACAGGGCTCCGGCCTGCAGAATGTCATAGCTTGTGGTCTTGGCATAGGGCTCACTTTGATTGGCAAACAGCACCACACTGGAGCTTTCTGAGAAGTTGGCTGTGCCTCCTACGCTGATAAAATCGCTATCACCAGTGCCAATGATGTGCACATTGTAGACCGCGCCACCGCTGCTGTCCCCTAAAGTTAGGTCACCAGAAACCGTAAGCGTGCCTCTGGTACCAAAGTCATCTCCTGGAGCCACTTGCGAACCAGCTGCAAAACTTGCCGAGCCAATGGTTCCGCTGCCCCCCAAATAACCACCTTTATTAACTTCAAAGCCACCGCTGGCGGTACCATTTGCAAACAGCCATACCCCGCCATCACCACTGTTCGGTGAAATGGTTGATATCACATTGCTCCCCCAGTTACCGGTCATGTGTGTGTTGCCTGCTTCCACCTTGACGGTCCCGGTTTCGGAAATATCCGTACTGAATTCGAGGGCGTCATCGGTGGGAGCTGTATGATTGAAGACGACGGTTCCTGTTCCACTCCCAAATTTTATTTCTGAAGCTGAAAGTGTACCAGAGGCAACAGCCGCATCACCACTTGCTGCCCCCATAGTCAGTATGCCGGTTGACCCTGAGTTTTTTGCCAACTCAATTGACGAGGAATTTTTAGTGAAAGAAAGCGCGGAACCATCTTGAATTTTTAAAGTCCCAGAGCCAGAAACACCAATACTCAAACTATTGGAAATAGTAACTTCAGTGCCTGCGCCCTCGACAATAAACGTTCCTTTTGAGCCACTTAAATTCCCAAGATCTAAGTTGTTAGTTGTCACTTGAGCCGCTGATTTGACGCTATATTCTCCGGTTCCAGAATCTCCCACCGTGGTGCTGCTAATTGTTCCACTTGCGCTATTAAGGAACTCTACGACGCCAGAAGAGTCTTCTTGTGACCCAATTATCAAGCTATCAAAGGTCGCTATGCCTGACTGATCGACAGTGAGTGTTCCCGTGCCCGCATCCCCTACAGTTACGGTATCAGCCTCTAAACTGCTTCCACTACCTTCAATTTGCAAAAGTGCATCCAAACTGCCGGTTTTATCTACTGTCGCGTCTCCATCTATCTCGACGGTTGCTTTTGGAGCGAGGGTCCCACCATTGATTTGGAAGTCAAATGAGCCAATAGACATGTCCTGTGTTAAATTGGTCGTGCCAGACAAAGTCTGCAGAAAAACCGTCGGTCTTCCAGTAGGTACTGTTGCATCAATCACGTTATCGAAATCATAATCCTCATCGGAGTGATTAAAGAGAATTACATGACTGCCCCCGCCAATTTGGATTTCTTCGGAAATAAGTTTACCAGCGCCTACGGGGGTAGTGCCTTCACTCGCCCCAAACACAAGCGTTCCGGTAGAGTTTGAGTTCGCTCCCATAATCACATTCCCACCAATATCCAAAAGGGCACCCTCAGACAGAACAACCGTTCCCGTTCCCTTTGACGTAATAATGAAGTTATTTGTAACATTAAACTTTGTGGATGATCCGGATAAGGTGACAGTGCCATGTCCGTCCCTATTATTTGCAATTTCGACTTTCTTTACTGACAATAATGCACTGGAATTCAGGTTAAGGTTCCCCGTTCCAGATGCTGCCAAATTGAAATCCTCATCAGCAAAAAATGACGTTTCAGTACCCGTTATGTTTAGGGTCACAGTACTTTTAGAGCCGTTGGCGGCAACAACATTATTGGTTACGTATCTAGCTCCATTGATTAAATTTAGAGTTGCTGTAGCAGTTTCCCCCACAGAGGTCTGGTTCTTGACAAACATATTAGTTGGAAGCCTACTATAGTTATTTCCGTCAATCGTTATTGTTGAATCGTTGTCCACGTTCAAACTGCCCGTGATAAGAGCTGCCCGATTTGAGAGTTCAAACTCAGAGGCTCCCGCAGCTCCTATATTGAGTTCGCTGTCAACGGTGACTTCTGAGTTCAATCCGGATACTGTTACTTTTCCTGAACCCGTCGAGGTGTTTCCTACAAACAGGTTATTTGTCGAAAAGGATGCTCCTTTCTCGATTGTCAGGGACGCTGAACCTGAATTTCCTATAATTGTCTTGCCACTTACATTTAACGTAGATACGCTCTCGGATTCTGCGTCCAGCCCAGAAACTCTGACGGCGGAAGTATTGTCCGCAGTCAAAGAACCCAAAGATGCGCTAGCCCCATTTCTCACAATGAGCCTAGCAGGTTTGGAATTACCAATAACAGCAGAGTTATTTATGGTTAAAGATGATCCTTCATCTTCAATATGGAGAGTTCCAACGCCGGTTGCATGCTGTGAGAGTACAAGACTTGACGCCGTTACAGCAGCGCCATCACTTATTGTAAACTCTCCTACTGAGGCGCTGCCAATAACAAGTCCTTTGTCGACAGTTACAGTGGAGCCGCTATCGGTTATAGTGACTGTTCCCTCTGACGCAAGATAACGCCCTACCGTGAGGCTGCCAGCAGTCACAGCTCCAGCATTGCTGACTGTAAGACTTCCCGTTCCTGAAGTTCCTACATAGGTATCGCCATTACTGTTTAAGAGGGAGCTGCTGCCATCGACCTCTACTGTGCCGCTTCCGTTGGAGGAATACCCAACATCGAATGAACCCGCTGAGTACTCCCCGGAATCGGTAATACTAAGACTGGCTGTTCCTGAATTTCCTATATAAGTATAACCACTGCTTTTAAGTAGGGAACCGCTACCATCGACCTCTACTGTGCCGCTTCCGTCAGACGAATGCCCAACTTCGAATAAATCCGCTGCGTACTCCCCGGAATCGGTAACACTAAGACTTCCCGTTCCTGAATTTCCTATATAAGTATACCCACTGCTTTTAAGTAGGGAGCCGCTGCCTTCAACCGTTATAATGCCACTTGAACCGGATGCCTGCCCCGCCTCCAAAACATCTGTTTCGGTTTGCCCCCCACTTGTTACATTCAAGGTCCCGCTTCCATTTTCCCCAACATAAAATAGGTTGGTGGACTTAAGGAAAGCATCTGCCTCAGCTACATCAATCGTGGCGGTATCTTCTGCTGATTGGGAAATATAAACATTGGAGTAAGTCTCTGATCCTGAAATATCGGTTGTTCCACTGTTGACAACAAGGTCAGTAGCCTTACCACTCACAGGAGCGAAACAGGTACTTGTTATAATTACTAACGGAATTTCATAGATTAACTTACTTTTAAAATGGCGCACACTCATGTATACCACTCCATTTAAATGTATATATCACATTTAAAATCAAGACATACTTATAATATTACAATGAAATATAATTCTATATTAATATTAGATTTGTTATATTTCTGCTTATCATCATTTTATATTGTTATATTATTTATATTGCTTGAACCTAACAATGGAAAAATGATTAAACAGGAACATCAGTCCCACTCCATTAAAGGAGGGAATACCGCGCCATGCACAACCGTGCCGAAGCCGACAAGCTGCGCCTGTCTACTGAAGCTTAAGGCAAACGTAGCCTCAACGAGGCTGCTAGCTTTCTAACTCCCGACCAGATTGCCATGCAGGTTAAATGGCTCTGAGTGAAACCCTACCAGAAATCATCGAGGAGTCAGTCAGGCCTATGGAGCGGATCAATGGCATCAAGATTTTGCTGGAGGGTGGCCTACATGGACCCAATGACGGAGCCGCCGCGCAAATCACAGATAGAGGGTCCAACTGCGCTTTATTCGACCAGCGGATCAACCCGGCCCTCAAGTACTGCACGCAGGCACCACTGATGGATAACCTCTTGAGTAAACCGAGCATTCCCGAGGCTCGCTCCAATCTTCAAACAAGGCTAGGGCCTTTTTTAAAAGTTACTCTCTCCTACCCCCGTTTGAATTATCGAAGGAAACAGGAGAAAGAGGTTAAAGCAGTGAGCTATTTCAATAAAACGTCTCACTGCTTTAACCTCCTATTTAGCCGCGTAGCTTTAGCCGCCGAAACTGAAGCCACCAGAGCGGGAGCCAAAGCCGCCACGTGAGGCAACTGATGTTCGTGTTTGGACCTTGGGTCGAATGACCTTTTTGGTAACAGCTTTTGTGGAGACCTTTGTCTTATAACCCGATGTCACTGGCCCCAGTTTGTAGCCGGAGGATGTATAGTAGCCCCCTCTGCGGTTTCTATATGCAGGGCGTGCCAAATCCCCTATTCCATCAATCACTGCAGACGTAATCATACCGGCAAGAAAGTAGCCACCTACATTTGGCGTATAATAGTCTGTTCGGATTGATCCTTCTGGTTTATGAGGCGAGCACTGATTACTACCGTGCTGTTCCTCACATAAACCGTTACTCTCATAGCGCGGCGCAGTTTTCTCATGCCGCGCTTCGCCCTCAGCAAAAGCCTGCTCACACTGTGCTTTTGTAAACACTTCATCTCTTTGGCATTGCCCAAGGGAGGTATAAAAGTGTCCTTCCTCTTGTGGCTCCGCACCACACCCAGCAATTGCCATCGTGGTGGTGGCCATCATGACCAGCTTTAGTTGGCCTGAACGTTTTCTCATGATCGCCCCTCAATACGTCATTGAGGCAGCATTCAGCCAGCCAACAGCCAAGGAAACGGTCGCCAAATGGATACCGATTGCGATTTCACCATCTTCAATCCGCTGTGACACTTTCGGGTAAAACAGCCTGAAAACGAGATAGGTTATAATTTGTACAATACCGGCAATTACGCCCCAGACCAGAAAATCAACGAGGTCCACAGAGTTGGCGGCAGCACTTGCAATGGGAAGGGAAAAGCCCAGCATCGCCCCTGAAAAGGACAATGCAGCACTGATATTATTTTGCTTAATGAGCGCCATTTCCCGATGGGGAGTTATACGCGTATAAATTATACAAAAACCAAAAAGTAGAATAAGGGCGCTTGCAAAATACGCCAGAAAAGGAATAACGCCCATCAATGAGCCTTGTAAGTCAGTCAAAAGAAACTCCATATTTATAATATCTTAGGCATGATATATCCATTTGAACTCACGCCATGCCCCAACTCTTTATTTTGCAAACTTTTGTTGCCGGATTGAACCCAGCCAAAGCCAATGCGCACTAGATGATTAAAGAATGCTTTGTGAGAGCCCGGCCCACCATGTGGGTTACACAGCGTTCCCCGCCTTCCGGTTCTTCCATATTGACCAGCAGCATTTCGTCTTCCCCATCACTCAAACGGCGTGCGAACAACATTGCAGATTGAAAGATCGCCTTTTTGTCAGTCATTTGGCGATCACTGTAAACACTCTCCCAATACGACATCGGGTCTTCTGGCTGGGAGGAGCTGTCAAACCAAGCACGCTCATATAAGAGCTCACCGTCTTCACAGGGAAGGCGATACGAAGTCTGCTTTATTCGTTTGCCGAACTCGTCCCATTGCACCTGCGTTGAAGGGTATTGCACATCATAGTAGCTCCAGAGCATAATTTCATCGATGCGCGTGTCTTCGCGTCCGTCGCCGCCCTGAATTTGCAACAGGACACTATCGTCATCAGGGTAAAACCTATGCAGGTGGGACTGCTCTCCAAGGTCGCAGTGTCCCTGAGCCACAATGGACATGGCATTTTTGGGAGCCGCTATCAGACAGTCACTTGGCCACATTTTGAGAGTCAGTGGATCTACCTTGACTGTGCGCCCTATAGTCAGCTCCGAAATTTCCGGCAGCGTTGGCGTGGGTTTACGATTAAGCCACTTGAACATTGAGATCCCCCATTATATTTTCCCAAAGCTTTGAATTGATGCGCTTTTCTGCGACATAATAGAGCACAGATCCATGAGGCATTTCTTCGGGAAATGGCCTGAAGCAAATATCGCTTGTTTCTGCCTTTGAGACGGCCAATAACGTCGTATCCAGTTTATTGAGGGCCAGCTCGATAGCAGGCAGGGGTACGGCGTTTGAACCTTCGATCTTCTTGGAATATATTGTCGAGTTGAGTGTTGCAGAGCTCAGCGCCATAAGGACACGGCTTGAACCTGGGTCTTGTGCGGCACGAACCAGAGATTCGGTTGCCCGTGAAACCACCGCTTCAATATGGGCTAGATGGGAAGCCCGCCGGGCCGTGTCACGATCATCAAAATATGCTGCAACGTGGACATCTGGGTTAAGCTCCCGTATGGCCAAACAGATATTGAAGGTTTGTGCGTCTTCATCTGTATAAATAAGCACTTTACTTGCGTTAGTTACGCCCGCACGCTTTAGGGTGGCGATGGTGTCCAGACGTTCAGCGCGAACATAACGCACGCCATCGGGAACAGGTATTCCCGTTCTATTGGCTAGAAGGATGATCGCGCCTGGACTTGCCTGCCCTGCCAGAAGATCATTGATCATGACCTCTGTCTTTTCGGGGTGGTAGCCAATGATGACGGTAGCTGCATTCACCCTTTCAAAGTTCCCGTGGCCATCAACCATAAGACGTACTCCTTGAACAATTTTGCTGGTTATCTTGCTGAGCATCGCTGTAAATACAAGCAAAGCCCCCGGAAAAAACCATATGGCTGCCACCAGCTTGCCATTGGTTGTTACGGGAGACATATCTCCATAGCCCACTGTTGAGGCTGTTGTTGCAGCAAAATACAGATAATCAATCAGGTTTGATGTAAGAGCCTGCTCACCAGATATGTAGAACAAAAACCAGGATAAAACCAGATAACCAAGAACCAGAGCGAAGAGTGTCCACCCTCTCACCTGTACCATGTGCTCATAAAGTCTTGAAAATAGTCTTAGAATCATCGGCAAGCCATTCATTCACCACTGGGCACAAAAGTTACTGGGAGTTCCTACGGGGATTTATCTACTGCATCTTGTATAATGAACGAACTGTAACCATATTCCGTCCAATCTTGTCAATGTGAACCGGTTTAGAAAAAGCGGCATACCGGTCTATGATTTAAAGGTAGCAACAACCACTGATCTTGATTAGTCTTTGAGTTCTTTAAGAACTATTAGAAATTGCAGATGCAACACGAAGTGATTTTGTCCGGCAATGAATAGGGAGAAAGCAATAACTAGGCCAAAGTTAACAGCTAAACAGCGTGCAACGGAAAGAAGAAATTTCCTGCACTCCAAAGGCCTAGGCAGAGTGGAACTGTGGGTCCCATCCCAACATATTCCCCTAATGCATTTTGTGGCATCTCGCCTACGGGATCACGCGGTGATTACTATCAGCCCTGGACAACTTAATACTGACCCGTTCCCCGGGAAACAATATATGGAGTTATATGAAATGGAAGCCGTATCCTCTCCTTGGAATATCTTCAGCTTGAAGGAAGCTTTGGAACGCAGCGAAGACCTTTTGGATGGCGAGTTTGAGCTAACTATCAACGAAGGGGCAGAAGCTGTTCTGGAAGTTATTGTGGAAGCTGCCGGAGGCACACGGTTGTTTGTGGCGATCAATGGTGAACAGGTTATCACGTCAACCGTCTTATGGCCCCGTGATGCCATCGATGACCCTGCCGCATTTGAGGCCATGATGCTGCGTAGCCACAAGAATTTACTGCCGCTGTGTGCTCTGTCCATCGACCGTGTTGGAGATAGGGAATACTATGAGCTGTTCGGATCCATGTCTGCTCGTTCCTCTTTACATTCCGTGATAACGGAAATGCGCACACTGGCAAACAATGCCATCGAACTTGCCAATGAAGTGGGACCAAAAGCCACCGTTGCTTAAAGATTGCAGGGAGATAAACTATGAGTGTTTGGGGCAAACTATTTACAGCCTTCAAGGGCCGCGCCAATGATGCGGCAGAAGCCATTCAAGATGCCAACCTGATGACCATTCTGGATCAGGAAATTCGCGAAGCAAAACAAGCCTTGGCAAAAGCCAAGGATGAAAAAGCCCGCATGACTGCCAACATGGTCATAAAGGAAAAGGCCATCACGGAAATTGAAACTGAAGTGGAGCGCAGGACGGAAGCTGCCCGCAAAGCCAAAGGCATGGGTGACGAACCCCTGGCCGTTGAAATCATACAAAGCATCATCAAGCTGCGGGAAAAGTCTCTGGATGAAGACAAACAGAGGCAGCAGTATCAGCAAACAGTTGAGAAGATGGAAGCCTCCATTCGGCAGGCTCAAAATAACATCGACAACCTGAAGCGTAAAATTGAAAGTGCCAAAGCCAATGAAGCTTTGATTTCCGCGCAAAAAGCAGCTTCTTTGAACACAACGGCGTCAAATGGAAAACTGGCCAGCGCTGTCGACAGTCTGGACCGACTTGAGAAACGTCAGGCCCATCAGCAAGCATTGCTGGAAGCCGCAGAACAAGATGCACGAGTGGAAGCTGGCGTTGATCTAGAAGAAAAGCTGCGCAAGCTTGAAAGCCCAAATCAAGGTGATGTCCAAGCCCTTCTTGCCAGCCTTTAACAGAACGACAATCAAATAATGAAACGCATTCAACTACCCGAGCGGAAGAACTGGCGACAACAGGCAAAAGAACTTGGGTTTATCTTTCATAGTATGAACCAAGAGCCATACTGGGATGAAACGAGAGCCTATGTCTTTACAATGGATCAAGTTGAAAGTGATCTAGAGGACGTTACGCAGGAGCTATATGGCTGCTGCCTCCAGCTTGTCGATCGGGTGGTTGAAAGTGAAGAGCTTCTGTCAAAGCTCATGATCCCGCAGGCCTACTGGGACTGGATCAGGAATTCATGGAAATCTGGAGACCCGTCCCTTTATGGCCGGTTTGACTTCCTCTACGATGGTTCTGGACCGGCCAAACTGCTGGAATTTAATGCAGATACACCCACCTCACTCTATGAGACCGGTTTTTTCCAATGGATGTGGCTGGAAGATATGCGCGCAGCAGGTGATCTGCCTGCCAACAGTGACCAGTTCAACTCCGTACAAGACAAGTTGATTGCCCGTTTCTCCCAGATTTTTGAAAAGGGCTGCCATCTGCACTTCTCCTGCTGCAAGGACACCATCGAAGATCGGGCGACCTTGCAATATCTGGAGGACTGTGCAAGGCAGGCCGGGCTTTTGACCCACTTTGTTTATCTGGAAGATGTGGGGGCAGATGATCAGTACCGGTTTGCCGATCTGGACAATACTGTCATTGATAACTGGTTCAAGCTTTACCCGCTGGAAGACATGTTCCGGGAAAGCTATGGCCCACTTCTACCCAAAACACCAACGCAGATTTTTGAGCCCGCTTGGAAGGCAATTCTCTCTAACAAAGGCATACTGCCACTTCTTTGGCAAATGTATGAGGGGCACCCAAACCTTTTACCCTCATCCTTTGAAAATAAAGATGGCGGCGTTGATCTAACGAATGCCTACGTCCGCAAGCCCCTCTTCAGCCGTGAAGGGGCCAATGTGGAAATTTTTCGCAATGGCGCTTTATCAGAATCCGAAAAGGGCCCCTATGGGCAGGAAGGCTATATCCTTCAGCAGTTCAAGGAGGTCCCCAAATTTGGACAGGACCATACCGTCATAGGTTCCTGGATTATTGGTGAAGAGGCCGCAGGGATTGGAATCAGAGAAGATCATTCCTTAATTAC
This genomic window from Pseudovibrio sp. M1P-2-3 contains:
- a CDS encoding autotransporter domain-containing protein, whose product is MSVRHFKSKLIYEIPLVIITSTCFAPVSGKATDLVVNSGTTDISGSETYSNVYISQSAEDTATIDVAEADAFLKSTNLFYVGENGSGTLNVTSGGQTETDVLEAGQASGSSGIITVEGSGSLLKSSGYTYIGNSGTGSLSVTDSGEYAADLFEVGHSSDGSGTVEVDGSGSLLKSSGYTYIGNSGTASLSITDSGEYSAGSFDVGYSSNGSGTVEVDGSSSLLNSNGDTYVGTSGTGSLTVSNAGAVTAGSLTVGRYLASEGTVTITDSGSTVTVDKGLVIGSASVGEFTISDGAAVTASSLVLSQHATGVGTLHIEDEGSSLTINNSAVIGNSKPARLIVRNGASASLGSLTADNTSAVRVSGLDAESESVSTLNVSGKTIIGNSGSASLTIEKGASFSTNNLFVGNTSTGSGKVTVSGLNSEVTVDSELNIGAAGASEFELSNRAALITGSLNVDNDSTITIDGNNYSRLPTNMFVKNQTSVGETATATLNLINGARYVTNNVVAANGSKSTVTLNITGTETSFFADEDFNLAASGTGNLNLNSSALLSVKKVEIANNRDGHGTVTLSGSSTKFNVTNNFIITSKGTGTVVLSEGALLDIGGNVIMGANSNSTGTLVFGASEGTTPVGAGKLISEEIQIGGGSHVILFNHSDEDYDFDNVIDATVPTGRPTVFLQTLSGTTNLTQDMSIGSFDFQINGGTLAPKATVEIDGDATVDKTGSLDALLQIEGSGSSLEADTVTVGDAGTGTLTVDQSGIATFDSLIIGSQEDSSGVVEFLNSASGTISSTTVGDSGTGEYSVKSAAQVTTNNLDLGNLSGSKGTFIVEGAGTEVTISNSLSIGVSGSGTLKIQDGSALSFTKNSSSIELAKNSGSTGILTMGAASGDAAVASGTLSASEIKFGSGTGTVVFNHTAPTDDALEFSTDISETGTVKVEAGNTHMTGNWGSNVISTISPNSGDGGVWLFANGTASGGFEVNKGGYLGGSGTIGSASFAAGSQVAPGDDFGTRGTLTVSGDLTLGDSSGGAVYNVHIIGTGDSDFISVGGTANFSESSSVVLFANQSEPYAKTTSYDILQAGALSGTISTVTNGNYPSYLVPALSQTSTVLTLTVANTQASVASVAQTANQYQVAKAVDALRLQSLDEQLAAAEAGASVGELIATYSPVYSGMMFLDPADTRQALDLLGGDVYASITSVMLEDSRFLRDAVWAQEATDEGRYSWAQGFGSWAEWDGSSNAAAFTRNTGGFFAGVDGQVAERLRVGLLAGYSYASYDVSRRNSSANTNSLHLGSYGKLQADWAELQLGAAYSLAFVDAERTVAYGDFYDDPDGNYTTSTFQLFGQVSHSFETPLAKLTPFVGGAFVAQTATSFQEGGGDALLQVSPDAEAVYFSNIGARVKKDFHASGYTVALNLGASWQHLFGDDTAGTQNILANQNYTSNIKGISLSRDTALVEAGLSIDLNANVRATLSYDGLFSENTTDNGLNGGLRIRF
- a CDS encoding flotillin domain-containing protein; this translates as MALSETLPEIIEESVRPMERINGIKILLEGGLHGPNDGAAAQITDRGSNCALFDQRINPALKYCTQAPLMDNLLSKPSIPEARSNLQTRLGPFLKVTLSYPRLNYRRKQEKEVKAVSYFNKTSHCFNLLFSRVALAAETEATRAGAKAAT
- a CDS encoding DUF1190 domain-containing protein, whose product is MRKRSGQLKLVMMATTTMAIAGCGAEPQEEGHFYTSLGQCQRDEVFTKAQCEQAFAEGEARHEKTAPRYESNGLCEEQHGSNQCSPHKPEGSIRTDYYTPNVGGYFLAGMITSAVIDGIGDLARPAYRNRRGGYYTSSGYKLGPVTSGYKTKVSTKAVTKKVIRPKVQTRTSVASRGGFGSRSGGFSFGG
- a CDS encoding DUF350 domain-containing protein; protein product: MTDLQGSLMGVIPFLAYFASALILLFGFCIIYTRITPHREMALIKQNNISAALSFSGAMLGFSLPIASAAANSVDLVDFLVWGVIAGIVQIITYLVFRLFYPKVSQRIEDGEIAIGIHLATVSLAVGWLNAASMTY